The genome window TTAGTCATTTCATGAGAGAGCGATTCGGGTCGTACTCTCTGGCCGTGTGCGTGGGTGTTTGAAGCTCTGCGCGCCCTccttcacctggctactttgttgactCTCTGCCGCCattgatgcattagcgagagaacacgcCCGAGCCCTGGCGGGGTGCTACGTCCAAATGCTGGTGGTGTGAGCTGATTTGGATATGTGGAAGAGGATTGAACTTTAAAAAAGACGAGACATAGGGGAATCTATTTGTGGCCAGCGGGGACTTCTTTTATTCATATGCACATTTCACATTTACATTCCACTAAGTCCCGTATTTTACATGTCTCAACCCCCATTTAAAAGGTTCGCCTAACTAACATGGATGTTTATTGGGAATGTTCCAGTCACGTATCACACCAGATATGTCCTATCATTCTTGGAAAGAATCCTTATGTAACTGTTCTACtgtgaaaaacaggaaatagcCAAACATTAATCACCCTTGGTATCATTGGACTCATCACCAGTCGTCAACTAAACTAATTTATGGCATAAGGCTCAGTGGGCAAGCAGTTAGGCAccacaaacaaagcaaaaataaacaatatttaaattgtTGTATCCTGAATTAGACCCTATCCAGACTCAACCCCTTACTGTGACCATTTTGATAAAAAGTGGAGGACTCAGCACGTCCGATGGGCACGTGACTAGTGTGCCGGCCGCTCTTGGTCCAGTGGTTGTAGTGAGCGTGTGTTTGGACTGGTGCAGGTGTGCCAAGCTGTGGTTTCAAATGCAGTTTTTTCCCTGggcagtggaaggaaaactgctTTTGTCAATGTAATCTGAGACACCGTTTCTCCCTGGGGACTCTATCATTCCTTCAGATTTGTTTCTTCAGCAGCTCAGACAACCTGGTTCAGGCGGCTAGCCTTATTTCTGGCCGGGGTACAGTCATCtagtaaacaaacagcagacCACATTTATTTTGGATCTAAGATGCCGCCTTTTAATTGCCCTGTAAAATCAACACGTTCAAGAGCTGGGGGCAAAGAGAAAGAACGTGCTGCtaccactgttttttttttttattccagctgTGACTCCTCCTTTCTGGAAGCTGTCAAGAAAATGGGTTCATACTATACATTTTGGGATTCAGAGTTCATGCCAGTCTCTCTTGTTCTCTGTGTGTAGTCCTTGTCCCGTCCTTTTTCTGGGCCCAACAGTCcttatgatattttttttttcttccatcttgTCTTTTGCACTAAAGAGCGActcctttttgttttgaagTGAATCAAAGATGAATCGGTGAAAGGGGAAATTAGGCTGCATCAAAAGCCGCTGTCCCCCAACAGGACTTTGCTCTCATGGCAACCGACGCAGCTGGCGCTGAAAGAAGGAGCCTTGATgtaactgtgaagagaaaaTGAGTTCCAGATTCAacacaaaaagacaacaaagacacaaaaaaaaaagaaaaacatgcagagaatttgaaaaatcaaTTAGCTGTAGCCAAATGCATGCTGTTTATGAAAAGGGGCTCTACGTTCATGAAGGAACCAGTTTAAAAGGCTACTTTTAttttagatggatggatggatgggtggatggatggatggatggatggatggatggatggatggatggatggatggatggatggatggatggatggatggaggggaaaaatagaaaaagcttAATtaacctaattttttttttttaaattaaccaaATGTCCCCGTGTGTTCCATTAACCCTCCCACACACTGCAACATTGCCAATAATTACACATGAATTAGCAATAAATTAGGCACATTCAAGCAAATAGCCTTTTAATAAGGCCGAGAATTAATTTGAGCAGATAACTAAGGAGGTAAATATGtgctaaaccaaaaaaaaaagattgatgtTAAATTAAAGCCAATGAATAtttgatgttttctttgatCAATGCGGCTGAATTAAGTCTGCCGCTCCGTGCCGTTGTCTTTGAATGTTTAACAGCGCGGAGATGAAAGAACGATATGTTTTAGCTACTTGTTTTGGAAACAGTTTAGTAAAGAGCCTCAATTGGTCTCAGTTATTGATGTGGGCGATATGGCTGTCTGCCCAGGGCGGCAAGCCATGAAAAGGTGCAGTTATGCAAAGAAGTTATGCTGGTTGCACCCTAAAGGAGTTTTCCACTTGCTAATGTTGCTACTTTATCTGTTTGGGGAAATTAGTGCATGTTTGGTTGCATACGGGTCAGCAGAAGGAGGGCCTCACTCAGTGCACAATTCATGAGAGATCCAACGACTATTAAATCTTTTCCTCATTTCTAAACTCCTACATACATTTGTGTTTTACATGGTGCATTAGGGTGTCTTGCTTTGTTTGTACAAATACATAAAGGGTTTATACGTGTTTGCCTAACACGTATAAATCTACTTTACATTCTTTCCAAAAAACATCAGAGCAGTTAAAAAAGGATTCAGgttaccggttcccaaaacctCAAGTTCCCTGTAAAAAAGGAGCCAAAGAATGCTGGTAATCTGTTATCAATTCAATGAACTCTTTAATGAGTGTCTCGCTTAGATTTACAAAAGTCTGCATGaatacaataaaacacattaggATCTACTATGCAGTGCATTCCGACAGCAGCCATGCATCTTGGAGGTTTGTCAGATTATATCACATTATAACCCCAAGCTTTGtggtatttcattgggattttatacgCTGGACCACCCTAACGCAGTGCATTATTGTGAATTAACTTGAAACTAACATTTtgttaacctgaccctagccagattgatatcgctccgcctaactccgcctagcttcactcacattcatctgggacatctcccatagagagtgatttctccaaccaattttattgtctggccaatcaggacgcagggctggagtttcatagatgtgacgtagtggagaagcgaccgtgacgtgagactgacagcaatggcggctcgcatcgaggacgcaagcattaacattgatgctgctatttcttccgtgttgtccaatctacctaatattgtttcattaaaagaacatcagagaacggctctgaaggcttttgttggtggaaacgatgttttcgcccttctcccgaccggatttggcaagttttgttttccgggcgcgcccgtggcggagcggttagtgcgaaccatattaggaggcctttagtcctcgacgcaaTCGgtccgggatcgactccgacccgtggcgctttgccgcctgtcttcccccctcttcctgtcagctcactgtcaataaaatgtgtgccactagagccgcaaacacatttaaaaaaaaaaaaaaaagtttagtgttttcctgcgtcgctctcatcagcgtcacggggttggcttcggtgtgagtggttgaaataccacgtcaataaagatgacagacaagtggcttatatGCAAGGATTCTTGAtgaggcccagccttcaataaaggcaattcctatagagaggtcccagatggatgtgagtgaagctaggcggagcgaaatacatctggctagggtcaggttaacaTTTTGTATGCTTACCGTCTGTTTTTTGTTCCCTCGTTAAAGTTCCAGATTTCTTTGAAGACGGCCTCCCTCCTCCCGCCCAGGCCTACCTGAAGGTCTGTTCAGCCGTGTCGGAGGCCAGTCTGAATGATGTGAACCCCAGCAGCCCGCCCTCTGTGCCGGCGTCTCCGCAGCAGGACAAAGTGCCGCCGTCGTCGGGCACCACAGTGCAGCGCCGGAGTGTTCTACACACCGAAGAAATTGTAAGGCTGCCCGGTTAATTGTAACGCTATCTTTGGTATTCGTTGACTAGAATGATTCAGCTAGAGAGAAACAATGTGTTCCACAACTGTGTTTCCTTTCTAAGAAGCGTATTTAGAAACGTTTGCATGCCTGGTCGCGTTTGTCAGTTTTAAACTCGTTTTGCGCCGTTCTCCAATCTATCGTTACGTTGCATTGACAGACAAAATGGCAGGACAACAGAATGTCGACCAAGCAGGTGACCATCACCGTGACGCAGAGCATCCACCAGGTGGACAAGAACGGGAAGGTCAAGAAATCCCTTACAACTTATGAGGTCATGAAGCCCGTGGAGGCTTTAAAACAGGTGGCCGCAGAAAACACCTGAGTGGACGAAGTCCTGCGAAAAGGCCCGATGGTGAACTAAATCATCTGAATCCGCTAAACACACCTTGTTGGAGACATTTTGATATTCCGATGGATGCACAGGACTGGAGTACGACTTTGATGATAATCATGTTTACAGTTTTATGTGTTCACTGTAATTTGACATCTTAGGAAAGTGTGTATGTAAAATACTCATTTGGTCGACGGAAACGCGTGAGATGAGCTCCACTGACTTGCAGAAGAGAAAGTGAAGAAAATCACttcaaaatgagtttgacaggagaaaaaaaaaagtgtaaaacttctgttttatttcatgttgcTGAATATTTAACAAGCGTAAACATTTCATAGTCCTACAAAGGGTGCAGTGACGGACCTGGCTTGCTGCATTGTGTTGCTTTGCACAGTATGGTGTTAACTTTCTATCTGATGACTTCtactttttaataaagtaaaacaaatatggTTCCCTTGAACATGCGTGAATAACTTTTGGTTTGTTGTCACTTATTTTTGTACAGCACTTGTTAAAATGaaatgtctggactttgactgagccattctAAGGCAGGGAAAGGCTTTGCTCTCTCTGGTTTTATGTTCAGcggcattatcctgctggaggGTAAACCTCAaacccagtctcaagtctttggcAGCCCCTAAAGGCTTTTATTCCAGCAGTGTCCTGTATCCAGCCCGTCTATCATCCAGATTCCTGTCAACCTGTCCCTGTCCCTGCAGAtggaaagcatccccacagcatgatcctgCCATGACAATGTTGCACCAGGGTGATGCGCAGTGTTAGTTCTCCTCATCTGACCTTCTTCTTTCACAGCTATGTCATGGTTAGAGCACTgtgcttgtgtcctggaggttctgggttcaactccccaGACTACCACTCTTGGTCCAGAAAGCTGGGttcagcccactgctccccaagcaTATGGGCTAAATGCAGAGACCAAATTCCATTGGAATATattttgcaatgacaataaagatgatgatcACTACATTACTTCTTACAGTTTCCCTGCCAGTCCTGTGGACAAATGATTTTActcttccagagttaccacaggcTGAGCAGTCCTGCATGACATAGTCATAAATTGGCATCG of Fundulus heteroclitus isolate FHET01 chromosome 15, MU-UCD_Fhet_4.1, whole genome shotgun sequence contains these proteins:
- the baalcb gene encoding brain and acute leukemia cytoplasmic protein; this encodes MGCGGSRTDALEPRYLESWTKETESTWLTSTDTDIPLSSIQSIPSENSEAGFTSEKTISPVPDFFEDGLPPPAQAYLKVCSAVSEASLNDVNPSSPPSVPASPQQDKVPPSSGTTVQRRSVLHTEEITKWQDNRMSTKQVTITVTQSIHQVDKNGKVKKSLTTYEVMKPVEALKQVAAENT